A portion of the Pseudomonas sp. GR 6-02 genome contains these proteins:
- a CDS encoding Gfo/Idh/MocA family protein — protein MTTAHSPIRVGIIGVGNWARHGHLRVLNLLPQYHLQAVYSERRERAEAAASEYAISHVADSVDALVNNPEVDLVVVLNTAPQHEKTVRAAIAAGKDVYCEWPLTTTTADSEQLLHLAKDAGVRHIVGLQRRHAPHNRYLQDLLQQGYVGKVRSVRMHVSMNYFQALRPNALRWTAPEENFSSVIAIYAGHFLDMLFTATGWPVSVSGLMVNQFPKVTIKETGEVLDSTAPDQLVLSGMLEDGGVISIHIEGGKRNGSGVQIDITGDQGDLKITNRSAFGDVGDDYVVEGAHGDNLTLEVLPVPENYQRLPASSLPSAVLELAELYHVYAQDVAEGTHAAATFNDALRLHQLLDAAKSGTQTLLKRIV, from the coding sequence ATGACAACTGCACACTCCCCTATTCGCGTCGGCATCATCGGCGTTGGCAACTGGGCTCGCCACGGCCATCTGCGCGTGCTGAACCTGTTGCCGCAATATCACCTGCAAGCGGTGTACAGCGAACGCCGTGAACGCGCCGAAGCCGCGGCCAGCGAGTACGCCATCAGCCATGTCGCCGACTCGGTCGACGCGTTGGTCAACAACCCTGAAGTCGATCTGGTCGTGGTGCTCAACACCGCCCCGCAACACGAAAAAACCGTGCGCGCCGCCATCGCTGCCGGCAAAGACGTCTACTGCGAATGGCCGTTGACCACCACCACCGCAGACTCCGAACAATTGCTGCACCTGGCCAAAGACGCCGGCGTGCGTCACATCGTCGGCCTGCAACGCCGCCACGCGCCGCACAACCGCTACCTGCAAGACCTGCTGCAACAAGGCTACGTCGGCAAGGTGCGCTCCGTGCGGATGCACGTCAGCATGAATTACTTCCAGGCCCTGCGCCCCAACGCCCTGCGCTGGACCGCCCCCGAGGAAAACTTCTCCAGCGTCATTGCCATCTACGCCGGACACTTCCTCGACATGCTCTTCACCGCCACCGGCTGGCCAGTAAGTGTCTCGGGGTTGATGGTCAACCAGTTCCCGAAAGTGACGATCAAGGAAACCGGCGAAGTGCTCGACAGTACCGCCCCCGACCAGCTCGTACTCAGCGGCATGCTCGAAGACGGCGGCGTCATTTCGATCCACATCGAAGGCGGCAAACGCAACGGCTCGGGTGTGCAGATCGACATCACCGGCGACCAGGGCGACCTGAAAATCACCAACCGTTCGGCGTTTGGCGATGTCGGCGACGACTATGTCGTCGAGGGCGCGCATGGCGATAACCTGACGCTGGAAGTGTTGCCCGTGCCTGAGAATTATCAGCGCCTGCCGGCCTCGTCATTGCCGTCAGCCGTGCTTGAACTGGCAGAGCTCTATCACGTGTATGCGCAGGATGTTGCCGAAGGCACCCATGCGGCGGCGACGTTCAACGATGCATTGCGCCTGCATCAGTTGCTGGATGCGGCAAAGAGCGGGACTCAAACTCTCCTGAAACGGATCGTGTGA
- a CDS encoding nuclear transport factor 2 family protein, with translation MNIEVKNKSIVLKAFDALFNQRDYDAAEEYWSADYIQHSALIPPARQGLFDLIKSLPNTLMYEPSVIMAEDDKVMVHGRFSGNGSPTALIAVDIVRLENGILVEHWDVLQDEATTVSSASGLPMFGARFPDSIE, from the coding sequence ATGAATATTGAAGTAAAAAACAAATCTATCGTACTTAAAGCCTTCGACGCTTTATTCAATCAACGTGACTACGATGCAGCCGAGGAGTATTGGTCTGCGGACTATATTCAGCACAGTGCGCTTATCCCTCCAGCACGTCAGGGTTTATTTGACTTGATCAAAAGTCTGCCCAATACACTGATGTATGAACCCAGCGTAATAATGGCAGAGGATGACAAAGTGATGGTTCATGGCCGTTTCTCTGGAAACGGTAGTCCGACTGCGCTCATCGCAGTAGACATCGTGCGTCTCGAAAATGGCATTCTGGTTGAACACTGGGACGTGCTCCAGGACGAGGCCACCACAGTCAGTTCTGCCAGCGGCCTACCGATGTTCGGCGCACGTTTCCCGGATTCAATTGAGTAA